The Microbacterium sp. LWO12-1.2 genome includes a window with the following:
- a CDS encoding LysR family transcriptional regulator, whose translation MDIVDLNQLRTFVVLYEMRSVTAAAARLHVTQPTVSYTLRRLRERFEDDLFRREGHDMVPTARATALFVPLHEALAQIDSAVGDPRTFEPAGFRGELVMGLTSIGEQTFLPPVMAALARQGSRPHLKVERLDADHVEDGLTRGKIDLAMTVSMVGSPRLWRTHVRAVEYVALSSTRHPLPPTAPDMFDGRHFIRVSARGGHVFPLQALIEHGLMSQVSLTVEEYATVPAVVQTTDLVVLLPRHVAEVFRGWFPDLDITDLPWPGQSTPVSLYTRREAALSPAQKWFRELVREAVSTEEYRRASADAL comes from the coding sequence GTGGACATCGTCGATCTGAACCAGCTACGCACCTTCGTCGTGCTCTACGAAATGCGCAGCGTGACCGCCGCGGCCGCGCGGCTTCATGTGACGCAGCCGACGGTGAGCTATACGCTGCGCCGTCTGCGGGAGCGCTTCGAGGATGACCTCTTCCGACGCGAGGGGCACGACATGGTCCCGACAGCCAGGGCGACAGCCCTCTTCGTGCCGTTGCACGAAGCACTCGCGCAGATCGACTCCGCGGTGGGCGACCCCCGTACGTTCGAGCCCGCAGGCTTTCGCGGAGAGCTCGTCATGGGGCTCACGTCCATCGGCGAACAGACGTTTCTCCCGCCGGTGATGGCCGCCCTGGCTCGACAAGGGTCTCGCCCCCACCTGAAGGTCGAACGACTAGACGCGGACCACGTGGAAGATGGACTCACCCGAGGCAAGATCGACCTCGCCATGACCGTCTCGATGGTCGGCAGCCCACGGCTGTGGCGCACGCACGTGCGCGCCGTGGAGTACGTCGCGCTCTCCTCGACGCGCCACCCCTTACCACCGACTGCTCCTGACATGTTCGACGGCCGACACTTCATCCGAGTGTCCGCCCGCGGGGGTCATGTCTTCCCGCTGCAGGCGTTGATCGAGCACGGACTGATGTCGCAGGTATCGCTCACCGTGGAGGAATACGCCACCGTACCCGCCGTGGTTCAGACAACCGACCTGGTGGTTTTGCTGCCGCGGCACGTCGCCGAGGTCTTCCGCGGATGGTTCCCTGACCTCGACATCACTGACCTCCCGTGGCCAGGACAGAGCACACCGGTTTCGCTGTACACCAGACGGGAGGCAGCACTATCCCCCGCGCAGAAATGGTTCCGGGAGCTCGTACGCGAGGCAGTGAGCACAGAGGAGTATCGACGCGCGTCGGCGGACGCCCTCTAA
- a CDS encoding amidohydrolase family protein — protein MSHGDTSGGFEKTAGWLDWYDGPSTPMFQVPEGAVDAHCHVFGPGAEFPYAPERKYTPCDASAEQLFALRDHLGFDRNVIVQATCHGADNSALLDALRRSEGRARGVATVRRDVTDEELAELHEAGVRGVRFNFVKRLVDRVPTDSLEEIVAKVAPLGWHVVIYFEADDLPELYDFFSGIPTDIVVDHMGRPDVSKDPDGPEFELFLSFLRENPRVWTKVSCPERLSIDGPRALHGEQHAYTDVVPFARRVVEEFPDRVLWGTDWPHPNLKDHMPDDGLLVDYIPQIAPTADLQRQLLVDNPRRLYWPEGE, from the coding sequence GTGTCGCACGGAGACACGAGCGGCGGCTTCGAGAAGACCGCCGGATGGCTGGACTGGTACGACGGCCCCAGCACCCCGATGTTCCAGGTGCCGGAGGGTGCGGTGGACGCGCATTGCCATGTGTTCGGGCCGGGGGCTGAGTTCCCCTACGCGCCGGAACGCAAGTACACACCGTGCGATGCGTCGGCGGAGCAGCTGTTCGCCCTGCGGGACCACCTCGGCTTCGACCGCAACGTGATCGTGCAGGCCACCTGCCACGGCGCCGACAACAGCGCACTCCTCGATGCCCTCCGCCGCAGCGAGGGCCGCGCCCGGGGCGTCGCGACCGTGCGGCGCGATGTGACCGACGAAGAGCTCGCCGAGCTGCACGAGGCGGGTGTGCGCGGCGTGCGCTTCAACTTCGTCAAGCGCCTGGTCGACCGGGTGCCGACCGACTCGCTCGAAGAGATCGTCGCGAAGGTCGCGCCGCTCGGCTGGCACGTCGTGATCTACTTCGAAGCCGACGACCTCCCCGAGCTGTACGACTTCTTCTCCGGCATCCCGACGGATATCGTCGTCGACCACATGGGTCGCCCCGATGTCTCGAAGGATCCGGACGGCCCGGAGTTCGAGCTGTTCCTGAGCTTCCTGCGCGAGAACCCCCGCGTGTGGACCAAGGTGTCGTGCCCCGAGCGGCTCAGCATCGACGGTCCACGCGCTCTGCACGGCGAGCAGCACGCGTACACCGACGTCGTGCCCTTCGCCCGTCGCGTGGTCGAGGAGTTCCCCGACCGCGTGCTGTGGGGCACCGACTGGCCCCACCCCAATCTCAAGGACCACATGCCCGACGACGGGCTCCTGGTCGACTACATCCCGCAGATCGCCCCGACCGCCGACCTGCAGCGGCAGCTGCTCGTCGACAACCCGCGGCGGCTGTACTGGCCAGAAGGAGAATGA
- a CDS encoding aldo/keto reductase has translation MILPRIGLGCMSLSHAYGVPPSDADGLALLCAALDAGVGMLDTATLYGGGRNEELVGRAVAGRRDEVLLASKGGMALVDGVRTIDGRPDTLRTQVDESLRRLGVDRIDLYYLHRWDRSVPIGESVGALAELVDDGRIGAIGLSEVSVARLREAQRTAPIAAVQNEYSLWSRNPELGMLDATRESGVAFVAFSPVARGFLSRGVSDPAHLASNDIRRSMPRFQPEHWPINAALLPDWHALADEAGCTPAQLALAWVLSRGEHVVAIPGTTDPTHLREDLAAVDVEVPPEILRRAGRLIGTDTVSGPRYAPGPAADVDTETFEAA, from the coding sequence GTGATCCTGCCCCGCATCGGCCTCGGCTGCATGTCGCTGAGCCACGCCTACGGAGTGCCCCCGTCGGACGCGGACGGCCTGGCTCTGCTGTGTGCGGCGCTCGACGCGGGAGTGGGGATGCTCGACACCGCGACCCTGTACGGCGGCGGTCGCAACGAGGAGCTCGTCGGGAGGGCGGTCGCCGGTCGGCGCGACGAGGTGCTGCTCGCGAGCAAGGGCGGGATGGCGCTCGTTGACGGCGTGCGCACGATCGACGGACGCCCCGACACCCTGCGCACCCAGGTCGACGAATCGCTGCGTCGCCTCGGCGTGGACCGCATCGACCTCTACTATCTGCACCGCTGGGACCGCTCGGTGCCGATCGGCGAGAGCGTCGGCGCGCTGGCGGAGCTCGTCGATGACGGCAGGATCGGCGCGATCGGGCTCTCGGAGGTGTCGGTCGCGCGTCTTCGAGAGGCGCAGCGGACTGCTCCGATCGCCGCCGTGCAGAACGAGTACTCGCTCTGGAGTCGGAACCCCGAACTCGGCATGCTCGACGCCACCCGCGAGTCCGGCGTGGCGTTCGTCGCCTTCTCGCCCGTCGCCCGCGGCTTCCTGAGCCGCGGGGTGTCGGACCCGGCGCACCTGGCGTCGAACGACATCCGTCGCTCCATGCCCCGCTTCCAGCCCGAGCACTGGCCCATCAACGCCGCGCTGCTTCCGGACTGGCACGCGCTCGCCGACGAGGCCGGGTGCACTCCCGCGCAGCTCGCCCTCGCGTGGGTGCTCTCGCGCGGAGAGCACGTCGTCGCGATCCCCGGCACGACGGATCCGACGCATCTGCGCGAGGATCTCGCCGCCGTCGACGTCGAGGTGCCGCCGGAGATCCTGCGCAGGGCGGGACGGCTCATCGGCACCGACACCGTCTCCGGACCGCGGTACGCGCCGGGTCCCGCTGCGGACGTCGACACCGAGACCTTCGAGGCCGCATGA
- a CDS encoding acetate--CoA ligase family protein, producing the protein MSLADLIPLITLVSPRRVVVVGASSTRTDATGNQVLRNLRNGGFTGRIDVLSRTGGTIEGIEALSDVSEAAGADLAVVTLRAGAVLPALHDLAAVGVTAGLVMSVGFTPDEIRAIKDFSRDSGMHIHGPNCMGLINVHDRTMLWADEGILADLPAGNVAIVSQSGSGAIFVARSTSGVGFSHIVSTGNEAALTTADYVRYLAEDSRTGVIALILESVYDSDGLARAVEAAREAGKPVVALKVGSSDSGRAATLAHTGAMLSNRTVIDAYMEQIGVPLLADYDELAAAIDLLARVDWQAIGAGRTAIVTLSGGQAALAADLAEQVGATLARFSPETQRRLEEVLPDMHAINPLDAWGSADADDETFRRTLQIVSEDDGVDVVLGVIDAQSSLSAIELEYEDDIVDAFTLLNAEADVPVLLASSSSMTVHPVRVPATDASIPVLRGLRNALTAVRAAARVSGQGPRLLDRPSSVPSIAIVEEIRDSLARTSGVLDRDSMRRVLGAYGISPVSSHSFGDVDEAVRWCERNGYPVVAKIDSPDITHRSDVGGVALGLQDEGQLRDAWAAILESVHRHRPDADIRGIEVQRQIPAGIEAFLGFVSDPDIGVAVGIGIGGVLVELLDDVEYAIAPLSPESAHRLLDGTRLSQLLDGFRNLHPVVDVGSVVNLLVKLSWMADDLKDTLAAGDLNPLIIEPATGAAFVVDALLVAQERSGDGVPALRQGAAADS; encoded by the coding sequence ATGTCGCTCGCCGATCTCATCCCGCTGATCACACTCGTCTCCCCGAGGCGAGTCGTTGTCGTCGGCGCGTCTTCGACCCGGACCGACGCGACCGGGAACCAGGTGCTCCGCAACCTCCGTAATGGGGGGTTCACGGGCCGGATCGATGTCCTCAGCCGGACTGGTGGCACGATCGAGGGGATCGAGGCGCTTTCAGACGTGAGCGAGGCGGCCGGCGCCGACCTCGCCGTCGTGACTCTTCGCGCAGGCGCCGTGCTCCCTGCGTTGCATGACCTCGCCGCTGTCGGTGTCACGGCAGGACTCGTGATGAGTGTGGGCTTCACCCCCGACGAGATCCGGGCGATCAAAGACTTCTCGCGCGACTCCGGCATGCACATCCATGGGCCGAACTGCATGGGACTGATCAACGTGCACGACCGTACGATGCTGTGGGCGGACGAGGGGATCCTGGCTGACCTTCCCGCCGGAAACGTCGCCATCGTCTCGCAGTCGGGGTCGGGGGCGATCTTCGTCGCGCGGTCGACGAGCGGCGTCGGCTTCTCCCACATCGTGTCGACCGGAAACGAAGCGGCCCTGACCACCGCCGACTACGTGCGATATCTCGCAGAGGACTCCAGAACAGGCGTCATCGCACTCATCCTGGAGTCGGTGTACGACTCCGACGGCCTGGCGCGGGCCGTCGAAGCCGCACGGGAGGCCGGTAAGCCGGTCGTGGCGTTGAAGGTGGGTTCGTCCGACTCAGGGCGGGCGGCGACTCTCGCGCACACCGGAGCGATGCTCAGCAACCGAACGGTCATCGACGCCTACATGGAGCAGATCGGCGTGCCCCTCCTGGCGGACTATGACGAGTTGGCAGCCGCAATCGATCTGCTCGCCCGCGTCGACTGGCAAGCCATCGGAGCAGGGCGGACCGCGATTGTCACTCTCTCCGGGGGGCAGGCGGCCCTGGCAGCCGATCTGGCGGAACAGGTGGGCGCGACTTTGGCGCGGTTCTCGCCGGAGACGCAGCGGCGACTCGAGGAAGTCCTTCCGGACATGCACGCGATCAACCCGCTCGATGCGTGGGGGAGCGCGGACGCGGACGACGAGACGTTCCGCCGTACCCTGCAGATCGTCAGTGAGGACGATGGCGTGGACGTCGTACTCGGCGTCATCGACGCGCAGTCGAGCCTGTCTGCGATCGAGTTGGAGTACGAAGACGACATCGTCGACGCCTTCACGCTTCTGAATGCTGAGGCCGACGTGCCCGTGCTCCTCGCCTCCAGCTCCTCGATGACGGTGCATCCAGTGCGGGTGCCGGCGACCGACGCGAGCATCCCGGTGCTCCGGGGTCTCCGCAACGCCTTGACGGCCGTCCGCGCAGCCGCTCGGGTTTCGGGACAAGGCCCGCGCCTGCTCGACCGCCCATCGTCGGTTCCCAGCATTGCGATCGTTGAAGAGATCCGCGACTCTCTCGCCCGCACCTCGGGCGTGCTCGACCGGGACTCCATGCGACGGGTTCTCGGTGCCTACGGGATCAGTCCCGTCAGTTCGCACTCGTTCGGCGATGTGGACGAGGCGGTCCGGTGGTGCGAGCGCAACGGATACCCGGTCGTGGCCAAGATCGACTCTCCCGACATCACCCATCGTTCAGATGTCGGTGGCGTGGCGCTGGGCCTGCAGGACGAGGGGCAACTGCGCGATGCGTGGGCGGCGATTCTCGAATCCGTGCATCGCCATCGACCCGATGCTGATATTCGCGGCATCGAGGTGCAGAGACAGATCCCTGCGGGCATCGAAGCGTTCCTCGGCTTCGTCTCGGACCCTGACATCGGCGTGGCTGTAGGAATCGGCATAGGCGGAGTGCTGGTCGAGCTACTCGACGACGTGGAGTACGCGATCGCGCCCCTCTCGCCGGAGTCAGCGCACCGACTACTCGACGGTACTCGACTCTCACAGCTCCTTGATGGGTTCCGGAACCTTCATCCCGTCGTTGACGTCGGATCCGTCGTCAACCTCCTCGTGAAGCTCTCGTGGATGGCAGACGATCTGAAAGACACCCTCGCTGCGGGCGACCTCAACCCACTGATCATCGAACCGGCCACGGGAGCCGCGTTCGTGGTCGATGCGTTGCTGGTCGCGCAGGAGCGGAGCGGAGATGGCGTTCCTGCGCTTCGGCAAGGCGCCGCGGCTGATTCCTAG
- a CDS encoding protocatechuate 4,5-dioxygenase subunit alpha/beta, producing MALDKPYKDVPGTTIYDAEQARKGYHLNQFSMSLMKPENRERFLADQEAYLDEWPLNPVQRQAVLDMDLNTMIAEGGNIYFLSKIGATHGLSFQQMAGSMTGMSEAAYRDMMVAGGRRPEGNRLKDLDGWTPRSTEKATAVRPDAPARYTSALFTSHVPAIGAAMDLGKTEEPYWKKVFDGYRWTRTWAKENTPDVVILVYNDHATAFDASIIPTFVLGTGAEYPVADEGYGPRPVPDVKGYPEFAAHLAQSIIQDDFDLTLVNEMVVDHGLTVPLSLVYGEVEEWPVRVIPLAVNVVQYPVPSGRRCYELGKALRRAIDKWDGEELNVQIWGTGGMSHQLQGPRAGLINKEWDNAFLDHLIADPLGLTEWPHMEYVDEAGSEGIELVDWLIARGAMDDQFGGEAPEVGHRFYHVPASNTAVGHLVLSNPVRTPALAEDDADAAVPTRSSAPEGSSEPEATAALSNA from the coding sequence ATGGCACTCGACAAGCCGTACAAGGACGTCCCCGGCACGACGATCTACGACGCCGAGCAGGCGCGCAAGGGATACCACCTCAACCAGTTCTCGATGTCGCTGATGAAGCCCGAGAACCGGGAGCGGTTCCTCGCGGATCAGGAGGCGTACCTCGACGAGTGGCCGCTGAACCCGGTGCAGCGCCAGGCGGTGCTCGACATGGACCTCAACACCATGATCGCCGAGGGAGGGAACATCTACTTCCTCAGCAAGATCGGCGCGACCCACGGACTCAGCTTCCAGCAGATGGCGGGCTCGATGACCGGGATGTCGGAGGCCGCGTACCGGGACATGATGGTCGCCGGCGGCCGTCGCCCCGAGGGCAACCGCCTGAAGGACCTCGACGGATGGACGCCCCGGTCGACCGAGAAGGCGACCGCCGTCCGGCCGGACGCCCCCGCCCGCTACACCTCGGCGCTGTTCACGTCGCACGTCCCGGCGATCGGTGCGGCGATGGATCTCGGCAAGACGGAGGAGCCGTACTGGAAGAAGGTCTTCGACGGCTACCGGTGGACCCGCACATGGGCGAAGGAGAACACCCCCGATGTCGTGATCCTCGTGTACAACGACCACGCCACGGCCTTCGACGCCTCGATCATCCCCACCTTCGTCCTCGGCACGGGTGCCGAGTACCCGGTCGCCGACGAGGGTTATGGTCCTCGTCCCGTTCCGGATGTGAAGGGCTACCCGGAGTTCGCCGCGCACCTCGCGCAGTCGATCATCCAGGACGACTTCGACCTCACCCTCGTCAACGAGATGGTCGTCGACCACGGCCTGACCGTGCCGCTGTCCCTCGTGTACGGCGAGGTCGAGGAGTGGCCGGTCCGAGTCATCCCGCTCGCCGTGAACGTCGTGCAGTACCCGGTGCCGTCCGGCCGACGCTGCTACGAGCTGGGCAAGGCTCTGCGCCGCGCGATCGACAAGTGGGACGGCGAAGAGCTGAACGTGCAGATCTGGGGAACCGGCGGCATGAGCCACCAGCTGCAGGGACCGCGCGCCGGACTCATCAACAAGGAGTGGGACAACGCGTTCCTCGACCACCTGATCGCCGACCCGCTCGGACTCACGGAGTGGCCTCACATGGAGTACGTCGACGAGGCGGGCTCTGAGGGGATCGAGCTCGTCGACTGGCTCATCGCCCGCGGCGCGATGGACGACCAGTTCGGCGGCGAGGCTCCCGAGGTGGGCCACCGGTTCTATCACGTCCCCGCGTCGAACACCGCGGTCGGACACCTCGTCCTGTCGAACCCGGTCCGCACGCCCGCCCTCGCCGAAGACGACGCCGATGCGGCCGTGCCGACGCGCAGCTCCGCGCCCGAGGGCTCGAGCGAGCCCGAGGCGACGGCAGCGCTGTCGAACGCCTGA
- a CDS encoding SDR family NAD(P)-dependent oxidoreductase, whose product MKTTLEHPVSGRLVLLAGGTSASGFASAKALLDRGAQVIIVGRDAGKLARCRDELPHAHVQRADLTNEESVAELRKRVFDTWGPVDGVLHLVGGWSGGGGLAGQTDEAYRSLESSLSALRHVSRAFDTDLRLSSAGRTAIVSSVVVSRPTGSSANYAALKSAAETWMLAVDHGLRAHGLNDHGEVRSFGAVFRVRSLAGIEGILAESFAGLWDRDAAPTELVVTELHPG is encoded by the coding sequence ATGAAGACCACTCTCGAGCATCCCGTTTCCGGCAGGCTCGTGCTGCTTGCCGGGGGCACCTCCGCTTCGGGATTCGCCTCCGCGAAGGCGCTTCTCGACCGCGGCGCACAAGTGATCATCGTTGGTCGGGATGCGGGGAAGCTGGCTCGATGCCGAGACGAACTCCCGCACGCGCACGTACAGCGGGCTGACCTCACGAACGAGGAATCGGTCGCAGAGCTACGCAAGCGAGTCTTCGACACGTGGGGGCCGGTCGACGGGGTGCTCCATCTCGTCGGCGGTTGGAGCGGGGGCGGTGGTCTTGCCGGGCAGACCGACGAGGCGTACAGATCGTTGGAGTCGAGTCTCAGTGCCCTGAGGCATGTGTCGCGAGCGTTCGACACTGATCTGAGACTGTCCTCGGCCGGTCGCACGGCGATCGTCTCTTCCGTCGTCGTCTCCCGCCCGACTGGCAGCTCTGCGAACTACGCCGCCCTCAAGTCGGCAGCGGAGACCTGGATGCTTGCTGTCGACCATGGTCTTCGAGCGCACGGGTTGAATGATCACGGCGAGGTCAGGTCGTTCGGCGCGGTGTTCCGCGTCAGATCCCTAGCCGGCATCGAAGGCATTCTGGCGGAGTCCTTCGCAGGCCTCTGGGACCGTGACGCTGCGCCTACGGAGCTAGTGGTGACTGAGCTGCACCCGGGCTGA
- a CDS encoding substrate-binding domain-containing protein: MATRHLLADLTVAAAEVGLPRVHIESTGGVEAARRVAEGEGFDLVFLAAGALSALAAQGHVDDDSLTPLVISQVAVAVPAGGAGRAERPDEAAFADAAGVRDALRSAARVGYSTGPSGTALLEMIRAWGLTDAVGPKLLQAHPGVPVAQLLAQGSVDLGFQQLSELVGQPGIRVTGVLPDDCAIDTVFSGAVSRSSNDPGAARAVLEFFASPEASAIAIAHSFHAASAS, from the coding sequence ATGGCCACCCGGCATCTGCTCGCCGATCTCACGGTCGCCGCGGCCGAGGTGGGTCTCCCGCGCGTGCACATCGAGTCGACGGGAGGGGTCGAGGCCGCCCGACGCGTCGCCGAGGGCGAGGGATTCGACCTCGTCTTCCTCGCCGCCGGAGCCCTTTCCGCCCTCGCCGCCCAGGGGCATGTCGACGACGACTCGCTCACACCGCTCGTGATCTCGCAGGTGGCGGTCGCCGTGCCCGCAGGCGGCGCCGGTCGAGCCGAGCGGCCGGACGAAGCCGCCTTCGCGGATGCGGCCGGCGTGCGCGACGCGCTGCGCTCAGCGGCGAGGGTCGGGTACTCGACAGGGCCGAGCGGTACGGCGCTGCTCGAGATGATCCGGGCATGGGGTCTCACGGATGCCGTCGGCCCCAAGCTCCTGCAGGCCCACCCCGGCGTGCCGGTGGCGCAGCTGCTGGCGCAGGGATCTGTCGATCTGGGCTTCCAGCAGCTCAGCGAGCTCGTGGGCCAGCCGGGCATCCGGGTGACCGGGGTGCTCCCCGACGACTGCGCGATCGACACCGTGTTCTCGGGTGCCGTCTCGCGGAGCTCTAATGATCCGGGGGCGGCCCGTGCGGTCCTCGAGTTCTTCGCCTCGCCGGAGGCCTCGGCGATCGCGATCGCGCACAGCTTCCACGCGGCATCCGCCTCGTGA
- a CDS encoding amidohydrolase family protein, translated as MIIDVHGHYTTAPAQLGAWRDLQIAFTNGDGESPDPAALRIDDDDIRETIEANQLRLMNDRGSDLTLFSPRASFMAHHIGDLNVSETWARICNDLCARVSELFPDRFLPGAMLPQSPGADPATSVAEITRAVEELGVVTVNLNPDPAGGLWTAPALTDRSWYPIYEKLVEYELPAMIHVSTSCKPVFHTTGDHYLGADTTAFMQLLKGDLFRDFPDLKFVIPHGGGAVPYHWGRFRGLAMALGKPELEEHLLGNVFFDTCVYHQSGIDLLAEVIPTRNILFASEMIGAVRDIDPRTGHYFDDTRRYVDATPNLTDIERFAVFEGNARRVYPRLDRALTARGL; from the coding sequence GTGATCATCGATGTACACGGGCACTACACGACAGCCCCCGCTCAACTCGGTGCGTGGCGGGATCTGCAGATCGCATTCACGAACGGCGACGGAGAATCCCCCGATCCGGCTGCTCTCCGCATCGACGACGACGATATCCGCGAGACGATCGAGGCGAACCAGCTTCGCCTGATGAACGACCGCGGCAGCGACCTCACCCTGTTCAGCCCTCGCGCGTCCTTCATGGCGCACCACATCGGCGATCTGAATGTGAGCGAGACCTGGGCGCGCATCTGCAATGACCTGTGCGCCCGGGTGAGCGAGCTTTTCCCTGACCGGTTCCTCCCCGGCGCGATGCTCCCGCAATCCCCAGGGGCTGATCCCGCGACGAGCGTCGCCGAGATTACGCGTGCGGTCGAAGAGCTCGGCGTCGTCACGGTCAATCTCAACCCCGACCCGGCCGGCGGGCTGTGGACGGCTCCCGCGCTCACGGATCGATCCTGGTACCCGATCTACGAGAAGCTCGTGGAGTACGAGCTGCCGGCCATGATCCACGTCAGCACGTCTTGCAAGCCGGTATTCCACACAACCGGCGACCACTATCTCGGTGCCGATACCACTGCCTTCATGCAACTACTCAAAGGCGATCTGTTCCGCGACTTCCCCGACCTCAAGTTCGTGATCCCGCACGGCGGCGGAGCGGTCCCGTATCACTGGGGTCGCTTTCGTGGACTGGCCATGGCACTGGGGAAGCCGGAGCTCGAGGAGCATCTTCTGGGCAACGTGTTCTTCGACACGTGTGTCTACCACCAGTCGGGGATCGATCTGCTGGCCGAAGTCATTCCGACGAGGAACATCCTGTTCGCCAGCGAGATGATCGGTGCCGTGCGCGACATCGACCCGCGCACCGGGCATTATTTCGATGACACGAGGCGCTATGTCGACGCGACGCCGAACCTGACCGATATCGAGCGCTTCGCCGTCTTCGAGGGCAACGCCCGCCGGGTGTACCCGCGGCTCGACCGAGCACTGACCGCCCGCGGGCTCTGA
- a CDS encoding Gfo/Idh/MocA family oxidoreductase: MTDKIRIAVVGANGAFGMKHLDGLANIEDAEVTVVSATSQEKADAVAAQYGVATAVVGLDAVLERDDVDAVILATPTGLHAAQTQAVLAAGKHVQVEIPLADSLADAEATLAVAEASDRVAMVGHTRRFNPSHQLVHERIAAGEFAVQQMDVQTYFFRRTNTNAKGEARSWTDHLLWHHAAHTVDLFAYQAGRIVQAHAIQGPIHPELGIAMDMSIQLKSETGAICTLSLSFNNDGPFGTFFRYIGDTATYVARYDDLYDGRDQQIDVSQVAVSFNGIELQDREFVAAIREGREPNSSLRQVIDCYRVLGALEEQLA; this comes from the coding sequence ATGACAGACAAGATCCGAATCGCGGTTGTCGGCGCCAACGGCGCCTTCGGCATGAAGCACCTCGACGGCCTCGCGAACATCGAGGACGCGGAGGTGACGGTCGTCAGCGCGACTTCGCAGGAGAAGGCGGATGCCGTCGCCGCGCAGTACGGCGTCGCGACCGCCGTCGTGGGGCTGGATGCCGTGCTCGAGCGCGACGACGTGGACGCCGTGATCCTCGCGACTCCCACCGGACTGCACGCCGCACAGACCCAGGCGGTGCTCGCGGCCGGCAAGCACGTGCAGGTCGAGATCCCGCTCGCGGACTCGCTGGCCGACGCCGAGGCCACCCTCGCCGTGGCCGAGGCCTCGGACCGCGTCGCAATGGTCGGCCACACGCGGCGGTTCAACCCCTCCCACCAGCTGGTGCACGAGCGCATCGCCGCCGGCGAGTTCGCCGTGCAGCAGATGGACGTGCAGACGTACTTCTTCCGCCGCACGAACACGAACGCCAAGGGCGAGGCGCGCTCGTGGACCGACCACCTCCTCTGGCATCACGCGGCCCACACCGTCGACCTCTTCGCTTACCAGGCGGGGCGCATCGTGCAGGCGCACGCGATCCAGGGCCCGATCCACCCCGAGCTCGGCATCGCGATGGACATGTCGATCCAGCTGAAGAGCGAGACCGGGGCAATCTGCACGCTGTCGCTGTCGTTCAACAACGACGGGCCCTTCGGCACGTTCTTCCGCTACATCGGAGACACCGCCACGTACGTCGCCCGCTACGACGACCTCTACGACGGCAGGGATCAGCAGATCGACGTGTCGCAGGTGGCCGTGAGCTTCAACGGCATCGAGCTGCAGGACCGCGAGTTCGTCGCCGCGATCCGCGAAGGACGCGAGCCGAACTCGTCGCTGCGTCAGGTCATCGACTGCTACCGCGTGCTCGGCGCGCTGGAGGAGCAGCTCGCGTGA
- the ligK gene encoding 4-carboxy-4-hydroxy-2-oxoadipate aldolase/oxaloacetate decarboxylase, translating into MRLNDLGIVHTNIERPDPDDVERISQFGVATIHEAMGRVGLLRPYIRPVYPEAKLCGVAVTVLLQPGDNWMFHVAAEHVSAGDVLVAGCTTESEDGFFGELLATSLTARGCKGLVIDGGVRDVADLERMNFPVFSRAIHSKGTVKATLGSVNVPVVVANALVNPGDVVVADVDGVVVVPRALVGAVADASRAREDNEEAKREKFREGMLGLDIYGMREKLAAAGLEYRED; encoded by the coding sequence ATGCGCCTGAACGACCTCGGTATCGTCCACACGAACATCGAGCGACCCGATCCTGACGACGTCGAGCGGATCTCCCAGTTCGGCGTCGCCACCATTCATGAGGCGATGGGCAGGGTCGGGCTTCTCCGCCCCTACATCCGTCCGGTATATCCCGAAGCGAAGCTGTGCGGCGTCGCGGTGACCGTGCTCCTGCAGCCAGGTGACAACTGGATGTTCCACGTCGCGGCGGAGCATGTGAGCGCGGGTGATGTCCTCGTCGCGGGCTGTACGACGGAGAGCGAGGACGGCTTCTTCGGCGAGCTGCTCGCAACCTCGCTCACCGCGCGCGGGTGCAAGGGGCTCGTGATCGACGGCGGAGTTCGAGACGTCGCCGACCTTGAGCGGATGAACTTCCCCGTGTTCTCGCGGGCGATCCACTCCAAGGGGACGGTCAAGGCGACGCTCGGCTCGGTGAACGTCCCGGTGGTGGTCGCCAATGCCCTGGTCAACCCGGGTGATGTCGTCGTGGCCGACGTCGACGGCGTCGTCGTGGTGCCGCGCGCGCTGGTCGGAGCGGTCGCCGACGCGAGCCGCGCACGCGAGGACAACGAAGAGGCCAAGCGCGAGAAGTTCCGCGAGGGCATGCTCGGCCTCGACATCTACGGCATGCGCGAGAAGCTCGCCGCCGCCGGCCTCGAGTACCGGGAGGACTGA